ACATGAGCTGCGGAGGCCTATTTCAGGTCATCGGCCTTGGCACCTGCCAACGCACCACCGCGTTGCCCGAAGGAGCCAACTGCGAGGTGGGCAACGGCGCAACCGAGAACGAGATCTGTCGGGCGGGCCTGTACTGCGACGTTCGTGACGACGTTGTAGTCGGAACGGAGCCCTACCAGGGCACTTGTCAGACTGCGATCAGCCCCGGCGACCACTGCGAGTTGCTCGGTGGCTACGACGTGCAATGTGGGCTCGGCTACTTCTGCAAGGAAGGCGATTGCGTCGACGCCCTCGCTGGCGGGGAGATGTGCGCGGATGGAAAGCACGAGCAGTGCGCGTCCGGTTACTGCAATCCGTTCGCCAACCACACCTGTCTCGACCTAATCAAGATGGTGGACGAGAAGGACTGCGGCGCGCCCATGGCCGCTGGTCTGCGCTGACGACGCTATTTGTTGGACCCTAACGGTTTGGGGGGGAGGACTTTCGGTAGGTCGTCTTCTGCCACCATTCCCAGGCGTTCCGATCGTAGTCCCAGGACGCGACGGTGAACTCCGTGTCGGTCACGTGCGCAACCCCGAAGCTATGCCAGCGATGCTTGGCAGAGCCGACGTTGTACACGTTGTACCCGCGCCACTTGTAGCGACCGCTCCCATGGTAGTGGCCATGGAAGAAGCCAAGCACCGTGTAGCCTTGGATGACGTCGAAGAGCTTGTCGTCGTACTTGTCCCGGGTAAACCAGGTCTTGGAGTAGGGGCCCTGGAAGGGGAAGTGGAGGAACATGACGATCGGCACGTCCTTCTCCAGGGAGGCGAGGTCCTTCTCGAGCCAGCTCAGTGTCTTCGAGTCCGGTGCCTCACCCAGGCAAACGACGTGAAGATCTCCCCAATCCCAGGAGTACCAGAGCGCGCCATGGCGCTTGATCGCTTGCTGGCGAACGTCCCAGAAGTCGTGGTTACCCACGCCCTCGTACATTGGTAGTTTCCTCGAGGAACCGTAGTACTCGAGGAACGCGGCCCACTGTTCCTTTTGGCCGCTCTCGGTGAGGTCGCCAGCGATCAACACGCCGAGTGGAGTGCCGACTACGCCTCCGATGCTAGCCGGATAGGGTCGACCTGGGAGCTTGTCCATCGCCGCGAGGGCGACCTGGTGAGTCTTTTCCACGCCAAGCGGGAGCGCCAACACGTCTCGATCTGTCGGCGCGTCTTTGGGCACGCCGTATCCGAAGTGGGTGTCCGCCGTGACGTAGAAGGTTGCGTCGAGGCCACCAAGTCGCCGCTTCTTGGTCGCGCGTTTCAACAGGGAGTCGACGCTCGGGAGCGACGACTCCGGCGTCGGCTCCCCATCGCCTTTACTTGGTGCCGGCTCGCGCCGACACCCCAGCGCCAGCAGGCATAGGGTAGCGACGAGAGAGGCGTGTGCGCGGAGCATGTCACGTAATCGTTGGACCAGACCCCGCGTGACACAACTACTCAAGTGTTCGTGTCACCTGTGCCAACGTCGAGGGGATACAGGTGCACCGTGGCGACCATCACCCGGCTTGCTGTAGGCGCCGCCGCGACGAGCGCACGCATTTCACGGTAAAAGCGCAGGCGCAGGTCATTGATCGCTGTCAGGGTTGCGTCGTCGCAGCCAAAAACCAGGTAGGAGAAGCGCCCGTCGCCTGCAGAGGCGATACGCGCCCGGCTGCGCTCCGTCCAATACTCAAGCATACGACGGCCAAGCTCGGGATTCCGCGTGGTATCGATTGAGCGCTGCTTCTCTAGTCTCCAGTGGCTGCCGTCCCAGCGAATGATGCCCGCTAGCTCGAGATCCTGCAGCGTGCGCTCCTCGTCCTCCTGGGAGATCCCCATCCGCTCGGCGATCCAGCCGGGAATGTGTCCGGCCTGAGCGGCGTACTCATCGAGCTCGAGGAAGCGTGGAACCGCTTCAGACAGCGGATTCTGAAAGGCGAGGCGGCGCAGCGCCTCGATGCGTTGCCACTCTTCACCTGCCGCCGGGAGCTGACTCACGTCGACGAAGTCACTCATCAGATCGAGCAGGCGCCTGGTCATGCTGTCGACCAGTTGAAAGAACAGTGGTAGCCGCACCTCGGTCTTTCCGGAGAGGATGCGACTGACTGCAGGGCGACTCAGCCCCACGCGGTCAGCGATCGACTGCATCGAGTTCGTGCCGCGCATCGCGCGGAGCACTGCGGCCACATACGCAGGGCTCGTCGCTTCGTAGTCGCTCAGCTCCGGCGGCGGGCGGGGGTGGAAGAAGCGCTCGAACGCCCCCGCCACGTCTAGGCGAATGCGGGCCGCAGCACGCAACACCTCGCTGGTGTTGGGGGCGCGCCGCCCAGATTCCCAGCCGTAGGCGACGTTCGTGGAGTAGCCCAAGCGGCGACTGAAAGCCGTCTGGGATCGCGCGCCGCGGAGTGCACGCAGGAACTCCTGGGACAGCTGCTGGTAGTCCATATCTGTCAGATATGCACGTTTTGGTGCACTGATGCGAGGTGATTTGTGCAGTCCTGCACTACCCTCGATGCGCTGGGGACGTCATGCTCACGGCCATGACCCTTCGCACTGCTTCCGTCTGCGCCCTGATGTTGTTGCTCACTGGGTGTGGCAGCGACGATGAACCGAACCGTTCCCTCGGGGAAACGGGAGGCGCTGGTGGCGTCTCTGGGAGTGGAGGCACGGCGGGTGTCGGGGGCTCCATGGCTGGCAGCGCCGGTGGTGGCAGCGGGGGGACTGCGGGCGTCGCTGGGAGTGCTGGGACCGCTGGGAGCGCCGGCAGCGCGGGGACTGGAGGCACCGCTGGCGTGAGCAGCTGCGCGACCGTCGACGCGGCGACTCTCGATCAGGGGACCTGGGATGGTCGCTTCACGATTTCGGGCTTCGGCCACAAGTACGGCAACGCCCCAGTGGTTTACGACATGGCTCAAGACGTGGACGGCAGCTGGGTCGTGGCCGGCGCGTTCGACTCCTTCGGCGGTACTTCGGTTCCACCACTGATGCGTTGGGATGGCAGCGCGTGGGCGCCTGCGCGCACCACTTGGGAGCTCCCAGCACCAGAAGATGGTTTCAGTGCCGTCGCCATCGCGGGCGATGGCGCGCTGGCCCTGGCGACCAACGACTCCTTTGGCGAGCGTGATGGCGAGGTTTGGATCGACACCGGAAGCGGGCTCGCGTCGATTGGATCCTTCAAGGGTCAAGTTCGCCGACTCGCTTGGAACAACGGAGTGCTGTGGGTGGCGGGGAACTTCGAGATGGCTGGAACGCCCAAGGTCGAACACCTTGCGTTGTGGGATGGGCTCAGCTGGTCCGAACCCCCGGGGGGAGCGGCAGACGGACCTGTCTACGACGTTACCGTGGGGAATGGTGAGGTGCTGGTCGCCGGAGCCTTCGTCAACGTGGGCGGTGTAACGGCTCAGAAGGCAGCCGGCTACGACGGCACCCAATGGAAGGCCTACGATTTCCCGTCGGCGTTCCTTGTCTACGCGCTGCGCCGGACCGCTGGCGGCGAGCTCTACGCGGGTGGTGCGCTGGGTGACCTCGGCGAAGCGGGCGGACTGGCTCACTGGGACGGTTCCGCATGGCAAACCGTCGGCGGTGGACTGGCGCAGTACGCTACTCGTGGTGTCGTGAGTGACTTCGTAGCGCATGACGGTGTGATCGACGTCGTCGGTTGCTTCAACACGGCCGGTGGGATGCAAGGAGACGCCGGAAGCGTCCCGACCCGCTCAGCGGCCCGCTGGGACGGCAGCGCGTGGCAGGAGCTGAACCCAGGCGGCAGCTCCGTGAGCCCTTGGTTCAATCAGGTCGTGTGCGGCGACGAGGGACCGTCGGCCGTGTGGGATATGGGCCAGCAGCGCATCGTGCAGACCGCCAGCGGATCGCTCTTGGGCGGCAGCTTTCCCGGGATGGGCGGGGTGCTGTCACAGTCAATCATCGCCCGAGATGCTGCGGGCTGGCAGCCGGTAGGTAGCGGCGATCTAGGCATCGGCGGCTCCGTTGACCAGATGGCGACGGGAGGCGACGCGTGCGGTGAAGTCTATGGACTTGGTACCTTCAGTCACGTTTCGGGTGCGCCGGCAGTGGGTCGGGTGATCCACTACACCCCGAACGGCTGGGAGAACCTCGCGGATACGATCCCGAGCGATGCGTACTGTCCAGGACTCGCTGTCAGTAGCACCGGTCAGCTAGCGGTGGGGTGCATGGTTTTCCCGCTCGTAGGTGACGCGGAAGGCAAGGTGTTCACCAATGACAGCGGCACGCTCGTGTCGGCGATCGGCAACATCGTGCTCGATCCGCTGATGGCTCTGGCCTACGCGCCTGACGACACGCTGTGGATCTCCGGCATGGGCCTAACGGGATCCGTGTCGACTTGGGACGGGACGTCCTTGAATACTCTCGATGGTGAATTCGATGGCCCGGTCAGCGAGTTCGCGTTCGCCGACAACGGAGATGTGATCGTCGCCGGTGCCTTCACCCATATCGGTAGCCTCGAGGCGAATCGCGTGGCGCGCTATCACGAAGGCGCCTGGTCGGCCCTTGGCGACGGCATGCCTGGCCAGGTGCTGGCGCTGGCAGTCAGTGGCGACACGGTCTACGCGAGCTGTTACGACGAGGGCAACGGTGCGTACCTGCTCGGTGCGTTCGACGGCTCGACGTGGCAGGAGCTGGCGACTTCCGGGAGCAACCTCACCCCCGATCCTGCTTTCTCTTTCAACGACATCCGGCCGGTGCCAGGCGGCGGGATCTTGCTCGCAGGCTCTGCTGACCTGGACGACAAGAGCGGCTTTGGTTTGCTCTACTACAAGGACGGGCAGTTCCGTGCGGTAGGCGGCGGGTTGGGGGCCATCAGCGTGAACACGGTGAGCCTCGGGAATCAGAGCCTGTGGATCGGCGGCACCATCTACGCCGGTGGCAGCGTGACATCGTCCGTCCCATCAGTCGGGCTTGCGCACCTCGAGTTGCCCGCGAACTGAGGGGCTCAGAACCGGTAGCCGACGCCGTAGAGCGGCCCGATGCGGTTCGCGACAGCCATGTAGTGCACTCCAAGGTACACACCGAAGCCCGTATTATCCGCGGAGGAATACGCGGATAGGTGCATGCGCCCAAGCAGACTCGGCACGAAGCGCTGATCGCCGCTCACCTCGAAGCCGCCGAGCGCCATACCTTCGAGCTCGAGCTGCGCGTTGCTGCGGATCGCAAACTGAAACGGCGCCCACTCGAGGCCGAAGCTCCACACCGAGGGCAACACGCGCTCCCGGATCTCTCCGGCGACGATCTGCTTCTCGGTCGAGAGCGGCAAGTCGTACATCGTCACCGCACGCCAGTACTGAGTGATGAAATACTCCAGTACCGCTTTGGCAGCACTGGTCGGGATCAGCTGCACGTCGTCGTTGTAACGAAACACCTTCGTCGAATCGAACATCTGGAAGGTCCCAACGCTGAACTCGATGGATGACGAACGTTGCACCTCTTCGACGCGATCACTGGTGCTGAACGTCGTCGGAGCGTCGGTGCTCTGCGCAGAAGCCACTTGTGGAACCAACAGCGCGAGCGCGCAGGGCAGTAGCCACCGCTTCACGGCGCGTCCTGCTTGAAGCGCGCCGTGTCCTTGAAGCGCGCCGGATCCTTGAAGCGCACGATATCCGCGCGGATGACCAACTCGAGATCGCTCTTCGTGGTCTTGGTGGAGGTGAACACCGCCTCCTTGGTCTCCGTTTTCTCCGTGATCACGACCACGACGTTGGTCAGGGCCAAGCCAACACCCGGCGGTGCTTGTGCCCAAATCTGCGTGAGTGCTTCGTTCACCAAGCCGAGCTCCACGCTCTGCTTCATCTGCTCGCGCTGCCCTGGAATGGACACGCGCCCCACCGCACCAAATTTCACATACTCGAAGTTCGCCTGGGAAAGCTCCGTGGAAAATGCGGGCAAGGCATATTCAAAGCTCGATTTTGGGGGAGAGGTGCCCCCACAAGCGACGCACGTCAGCGCGAGCGCCACGTAGCCCAAGAGGCGACCGACCGCGCTCATGGCGCCTCCGA
The Polyangiaceae bacterium genome window above contains:
- a CDS encoding metallophosphoesterase, translated to MLRAHASLVATLCLLALGCRREPAPSKGDGEPTPESSLPSVDSLLKRATKKRRLGGLDATFYVTADTHFGYGVPKDAPTDRDVLALPLGVEKTHQVALAAMDKLPGRPYPASIGGVVGTPLGVLIAGDLTESGQKEQWAAFLEYYGSSRKLPMYEGVGNHDFWDVRQQAIKRHGALWYSWDWGDLHVVCLGEAPDSKTLSWLEKDLASLEKDVPIVMFLHFPFQGPYSKTWFTRDKYDDKLFDVIQGYTVLGFFHGHYHGSGRYKWRGYNVYNVGSAKHRWHSFGVAHVTDTEFTVASWDYDRNAWEWWQKTTYRKSSPPNR
- a CDS encoding DUF4423 domain-containing protein, translating into MDYQQLSQEFLRALRGARSQTAFSRRLGYSTNVAYGWESGRRAPNTSEVLRAAARIRLDVAGAFERFFHPRPPPELSDYEATSPAYVAAVLRAMRGTNSMQSIADRVGLSRPAVSRILSGKTEVRLPLFFQLVDSMTRRLLDLMSDFVDVSQLPAAGEEWQRIEALRRLAFQNPLSEAVPRFLELDEYAAQAGHIPGWIAERMGISQEDEERTLQDLELAGIIRWDGSHWRLEKQRSIDTTRNPELGRRMLEYWTERSRARIASAGDGRFSYLVFGCDDATLTAINDLRLRFYREMRALVAAAPTASRVMVATVHLYPLDVGTGDTNT